ACTGGGGCGATTTCGTAGTCACCAATCTCGCCTGCGTCAAAGTAAAAGTCGTAGGTGTTCTGCAGCAGACTGTTGTCCCTCATGGTTATATTGGTGGAAAATGCCGACATTGAGGAGGTGTCAATTTTCACACCTGCATACTTTTGATTTACAGTGTTGTTCACAAGAATGCAGTTGCTCACATGATTTAGCTTTATGCCATCGTCATCCTCAAGAATTGGCGTAAAGCCGTTTATGATGTTGTCTGCGATCACACATCCGTTGGAGCTTACAGCAATCCCGCCATATCCTTCAAGGATGTTGCCGGAGATGTTCGTGTAATCTGCATAGCTTTTTATCCATATGGCCGGCATTGTGGATTGGTAGTATTTCACGAAGCGGTTTCCGTGGATGGTGTTGTGCGATGCCTTTCTATACTGCGCCCCCTCAACCACAATGTAGCCGTAGGAGGTTTGATTCAGGAAGGTGTTGAAGGAGATTTCGTTGTAACTGGACTGCTCAATGGTTACCATAGAGCTTTCGAAGATATTACCGGTTATCGTGTTTCGATTCGAGCCGGAGCTTATGTAGCCCTTAACCAGCACAACACCGCCATTGACGAACCTGTTGTTTCTTATGACATTGTCTGTAGATTCAAAATCGGTTATCTGTGTGCAGTCTCCAAGCCCTGTTATCTCGTAGGTGGTGTAGCCAACTTTAATTCCTCCATGCTTTACATATCCGTAGCACTCCCCATAAGAGGCGTTTTTGATTGTAAATCCCTGAATAATGTTCCCATTCGACTTAAGCGTGAATCCGCTTCCGCTGTTATTCGCTTCCACGACCGGATTGCCCATCCCAGTGATGTTCAGAGTCCTGTTTACGACGATGTTTTCGACATAAGTGCCATTGCAAACGACAATCGTGTCTCCGTCAATTGAAGCATTAACAGCATCCTGAATGCTTGCGAAGTCTGCGGAGCAGTTTTGCCCATCATCATCCACATACCATGTCTTTGGATTTCTGATAGTGGTGAAGCTCATGATAGAGCTGTTTGAATAAAGGCTTGCATTGTCAGGTCTGAAGGAGTAGACTGAGAAGTAGTAAGCTGTGCCTGCCGATAGCCCGCTTAAAGTTATCATGGGACTGTCTGTGCTGTTGTCCCAAGCTGACCATTGCGGGGATGAAAGGTCGGAGTTCGTGCTGAACAGAACACGGTTGTTTGCAGCTAAGCTAACATCCCATCTTATCGTGGCACTTGAGTTCGTTACGTCACTAACTCTCACATTCGAGATTGCTGGAGGCTGAAGAGTTTCGAAGAGCATTGGATAGTAGTCTTTTGATTGGCTTGCAGAACCTGAACCACCAATTGGTAGTGGTATACCACCTCCTCCGCGCCCTCCATCCGCTCCTCCACCTTCCTCACCACACCACTCACTGGAGATGTTGTAAGGTGTGTCTCCTATCCCATCTCCGTTGGAATCTGCTCCAACATAGTCATCCCAGTAATTGCCTGTATAATTGGTGAACACATTGCCCTGATAGGCGTATTGATGCATCTCCGTGGAGTTCCAGTGGTTCCTTCCGCAATCGCGGGCATTTACGCTGTTGTTTATGAAACGGTTGAGGTAAATCTCGCTCTCCCTTCCCGAACCCATATTAATTCCGTAACTGGTTGCATCTCTGATGGTGTTGTTCACGATGGTGTTGAAGTATGAACTTCCGTAGATGTAAACACCAGTCTCAACAGCAGTGATGTTATTATCCCTAACAACAGTATAATTCGAATCCTCAATCTGAATCCCGCCATACAGGTTGTAAAAAACATTGTTTGAGATATTCACGTGGTCGGACGGGTCTCCGTTGAGTGGCTCTACGTCAACACCATCATCGTTGCCGTTCCTTATCGTGAAGCCCGTGATGGTTACGAAATCTGCATGCACTTCAATAACATCATCATTCGTGCTCGCCTCAAGAATGCAGTTCGCAGTGCCATTTTCCGACCTGAGGGTTATGCTCTTTGTGATGTTCAGATAAACGCTGTAAACGCCATCTCTCACAACGACCGTGTCTCCATCGCTTGCAGAATCAATTACCTCCTGAATCGTCTTGTTGTCGGGAACAACTATAACTGCTCCATGAACGGGAATGATAAGCATTACCAATAATATCCCCAAAAACCCCAGAATCCTCAAATTAACACTCCTTTCGCTAACTACAGAAAAATCACAGGTGTTCAGAGCATTTGTGCTCATTTTCAGCACCTCTGTCATCCCAAGCAATAGGCAAAAAATAGCCCGTAGCTTGGTTTCGCCAATTCAACTTTAATCAATATAAATTTTCCTATTTAACAATAATGTTATAATGGCAAAAAAAGCTATTTCTGGTAAAACCCAAAATTCAACTCCCTGTCCTGAATGTAGCTCTTTTTAAGCAAAGCTGCAATCTCGGCCTTCATCAGCTCCCTGCCGAGGTAGGCTGCGTGGTCAAGCCTTGAGAGAAGGTTGTTTTTTATTGCGGTGTCAGCAACTTCCTTGGCTTTCTCTCCAACAATTGTCATCCTGTCGTGCTTGCAAACGATTTTGCCATCAACCACCTGAATTATGAAGTCTCCGAGCGGGTCTCTCACGAACTCTCTTGTCTCTTCGGCCCTCACAAAGTCGTCAAGCTCCACCCTTTCCTCGTACCTCACCTTCTCCTTGAGAGCCAGAAGGCTGACACCAGCGTCCTTTGGTGGGGAGTTCCTGATTTTTGCGGCCTTGGCGAGATAGGATGCGATATTGAGCTCCCTAACACTGCCAAAAGTCTTTGGACTTGCCTCTGTCGTGAACAGCAGGTTGCATTTAAGCTCCTCCGCGATGAACGCCAGCAAGGCGTTAATTCCAATGGAATCGGCATCGCTTAGCTCCGTAACATTTCCAGCTCCAAAGAGAAGCGGAGTTTTTTCATCACGCCTTCTGAACTCCGCATACCTTCCTATTGATTCAGCAACTTTCAGTGGTGGATCAAGGATGGGGTCTGCAATGACCCTCTCCACCTTCTCCCCGACCCTCTCAACGAGATTCAGCAGTCCATCAATGTCCCTTTCAACAACAACAACCGCCTGATTTTCAATTAAGTCCAGAGCCTTCAGGTTGTCCATCGAAATGCTCATAACCATGTCAACTCCGTGTTTTACTGCAATCTCTATCGCCTTACTGCTGAAGGTGTCGATGCTGAGCGGAAGCTTGGAATGGTCAACGGCAATCTTCAGCGTTTTGTGCAGCCACTCCTTATCGAATTCCAGCGGCACACCAATGTCGATTATGTCCGCTCCGCTCTCCGTGTAATGGTCAATTTTCGCCCTCAAATCATCAAAATCGCAGAAGCTCGCTATTTCAGCAACAACCTTCATTCTGCTGCTACCGCCAACCTTTACACCGCCTATTTCAAATGCGCAGTCTTCATCAAGAGCGTCAATTTCCCTGAGCGTTTCCTCAGCCCTCAAAGACTCCACGAGCCTGCACGCGGGAATTTTGTGGGAGAACTCGACCTTTCCAATTAGCTTTAAAACGTGCTGCAAATCGTAAGCGTGAATAGGGCCGAGCCTGACCTTAACACCCTTTCTCCTCTCAAAATCCTCCCAGTTGTGGCTGTAGGTTAAACCGGGAACGAGGACGAGGTCGTAACCGCTGAAATCCTCATTTTCAAGCATAGAGGGGGTTATGAAGGCCGCAATGTCTATGTTGTACACTTTAACGTCAGCACCCTTGCCATATTTCCTCACCATTTCCTCAGCCAGCTTCCCCGTGACGAGCAAGACCCTCATGAAACTATCCTCTTAACCTCTCTTGCGTGGGCTTTCATTATGTCGCTTCTTGTTATAATTCCTAAAAGCTTTTTCTCGTCGTTGCGGTCAACTACCGGGAGTCTGCCTATTCCTTTGTCCACCAGCTTTATCAAAGCCTCCTCAAGCGTTTCGTCAGGATACGTGACAATCAGTTCCCTCGTCATGATATCCCTGACAAGCTTTTTGTCCCTCTCCTCCAGCGGAACTCTCTCAACGTCCTCGAAAGTAACCATTCCAACTAACCTGCCGTCCATCACTACCGGAAAACCCATGTGACCCGTTTTCTCAATAAGTTCGAGGACTTCGCTCACTCTCTGATAGGGCGTAACGACCACGAGCTTGTCTGCTGACACCATCGCATCCTGAACTCTCACATTTTCAAGAACGTCGATTGACATCTCCAT
The nucleotide sequence above comes from Archaeoglobus fulgidus DSM 4304. Encoded proteins:
- a CDS encoding dihydropteroate synthase-like protein, coding for MRVLLVTGKLAEEMVRKYGKGADVKVYNIDIAAFITPSMLENEDFSGYDLVLVPGLTYSHNWEDFERRKGVKVRLGPIHAYDLQHVLKLIGKVEFSHKIPACRLVESLRAEETLREIDALDEDCAFEIGGVKVGGSSRMKVVAEIASFCDFDDLRAKIDHYTESGADIIDIGVPLEFDKEWLHKTLKIAVDHSKLPLSIDTFSSKAIEIAVKHGVDMVMSISMDNLKALDLIENQAVVVVERDIDGLLNLVERVGEKVERVIADPILDPPLKVAESIGRYAEFRRRDEKTPLLFGAGNVTELSDADSIGINALLAFIAEELKCNLLFTTEASPKTFGSVRELNIASYLAKAAKIRNSPPKDAGVSLLALKEKVRYEERVELDDFVRAEETREFVRDPLGDFIIQVVDGKIVCKHDRMTIVGEKAKEVADTAIKNNLLSRLDHAAYLGRELMKAEIAALLKKSYIQDRELNFGFYQK